The following proteins are encoded in a genomic region of Bradyrhizobium sp. SK17:
- a CDS encoding methyltransferase domain-containing protein has product MAGDIDRDGVEKAYGRWAPIYDLVFGKVFDHGRQSTIAEADRIGGRVLDVGVGTGLSLSEYARTTRLCGVDISEPMLRRALKRVRALGLSNVETLAVMDAKNLAFPDAFFDAVVAQYVITAVPDPEATLDDFIRVLKPGGELILVNHIGAESGARRVFELAFAPLARRLGWRPEFPWARLTDWAVRHGGVSLAERRPMPPMGHFSLIRFRKS; this is encoded by the coding sequence ATGGCTGGGGACATCGACCGCGACGGGGTCGAAAAGGCGTATGGCCGCTGGGCACCGATCTACGATCTGGTGTTCGGCAAGGTGTTCGATCACGGCCGTCAATCGACCATCGCGGAAGCCGACCGGATCGGCGGACGCGTGCTCGATGTCGGCGTCGGCACCGGGTTGTCGTTGTCGGAATATGCGCGCACGACGCGGCTGTGCGGCGTCGATATTTCCGAGCCGATGCTGCGGCGGGCGCTCAAGCGCGTGCGTGCGCTGGGCCTCTCCAATGTCGAGACGCTGGCGGTGATGGACGCCAAGAACCTCGCATTTCCGGACGCATTCTTCGACGCGGTGGTCGCGCAATACGTCATCACCGCGGTGCCGGATCCCGAGGCGACGCTCGACGATTTCATTCGGGTGCTGAAACCTGGCGGCGAACTGATCCTGGTCAATCACATCGGCGCCGAGAGCGGGGCGCGCCGGGTCTTCGAACTGGCCTTCGCGCCGTTGGCGCGAAGGCTCGGCTGGCGACCGGAATTTCCGTGGGCGCGACTGACCGACTGGGCCGTCCGGCATGGCGGCGTCAGTCTCGCGGAACGCAGGCCGATGCCGCCGATGGGGCATTTCTCGCTGATCCGGTTCCGCAAATCGTGA
- a CDS encoding STN domain-containing protein, with protein sequence MIGLVVVIAAVIPQGVLATEPLIEFDIPAEPLDTALTAYGAATRMQLLFDADMTEGRRTNGVKGAFTAEAALAQLLAGTGIAARMIGNDGLTLVPELTDGNRRSTSDMSPTVRRFDAYSARVQDALRNALCRQRETLPGSYRVLARVWIGQSGTAERAELLTSSGDAKRDAMLATSFRELVVGAAPPSDLPQPVTLLITSEAIADGYCKDAARGREARR encoded by the coding sequence GTGATTGGTTTGGTTGTTGTGATTGCCGCCGTCATTCCGCAGGGCGTGTTGGCCACTGAGCCGCTCATCGAATTCGACATCCCGGCCGAGCCGCTTGACACGGCACTGACCGCTTATGGCGCGGCAACGCGCATGCAGTTGCTGTTCGATGCCGATATGACCGAAGGGCGGCGAACGAACGGGGTGAAGGGGGCCTTCACCGCCGAGGCCGCGCTTGCGCAGCTGCTTGCCGGAACCGGGATTGCTGCGCGGATGATCGGTAATGATGGCCTCACGCTTGTTCCCGAACTCACCGACGGAAACCGGCGCAGCACAAGCGACATGTCTCCGACGGTGCGGCGTTTCGACGCCTATTCGGCGCGGGTGCAAGACGCGCTGCGCAACGCGCTGTGCCGTCAAAGGGAGACGTTGCCCGGCTCGTATCGTGTGCTGGCGCGGGTCTGGATCGGGCAGTCAGGCACGGCCGAGCGCGCGGAACTCCTGACATCGTCCGGCGACGCCAAACGGGACGCGATGCTCGCGACAAGCTTTCGCGAACTCGTGGTTGGGGCAGCGCCGCCGAGCGATCTACCGCAGCCGGTCACCTTGCTCATCACGTCGGAAGCAATCGCGGACGGCTATTGCAAGGACGCCGCGCGAGGCCGCGAGGCGAGGCGATGA
- a CDS encoding RNA polymerase sigma factor has product MTETLLSALRRLLIDDYHGLKERLGRRFGSFDFASEVLHEAWLRLQRSDAGASATVVQNPRAYLYKVVLNVATDRQRAERSRLVVADVEAIHLRAQDDLDPARIAEARLELEALSEAINAMPPRRRAVFVAARLEGLPYKMIAERLGVTVRVVDRELAIALDHLSKVWRKDESGGGTGDLGSSRT; this is encoded by the coding sequence ATGACCGAGACCTTGCTGTCGGCGTTGCGTCGTCTTCTGATCGACGACTATCACGGCCTCAAGGAGCGGTTGGGCCGCCGGTTCGGCTCGTTCGATTTCGCCAGCGAGGTGCTTCACGAAGCATGGTTGCGGCTGCAACGCAGCGACGCCGGCGCGTCGGCAACCGTGGTGCAAAATCCAAGGGCCTATCTCTACAAGGTGGTCCTCAATGTGGCGACCGATCGCCAGCGCGCGGAACGGTCGCGGCTCGTTGTGGCCGATGTCGAGGCGATCCACTTGCGGGCTCAAGATGATCTCGATCCCGCGCGCATTGCCGAGGCGCGGCTCGAACTGGAAGCGCTGTCCGAGGCCATCAACGCCATGCCGCCGCGCCGGCGGGCGGTTTTCGTCGCGGCGCGGCTGGAAGGCCTGCCCTACAAGATGATCGCCGAGCGGCTCGGCGTGACGGTACGGGTGGTCGACCGCGAACTGGCGATCGCGCTGGATCACCTCAGTAAAGTTTGGAGAAAAGACGAAAGCGGGGGCGGAACGGGTGACCTGGGATCGTCTAGGACATGA
- a CDS encoding FecR domain-containing protein, translating to MSIPHRDSAGKAALRTEALDWLRRLNSGEATGADVQAFDRWRESSPAHAAEFAEATLFWNVLGDAARKAEDARAAQAAVSQPQRMLARRGFLIGGAALAASAAGVVALRPPLELWPSIAELAADYRTSTGERRKIEIGNLAAVELNTRTSLDLRAPVDGGAQIELIAGEAAVSSRGTVDRELVVIAGNGRVAAREASFNIRKDGASVSVSCSAGELVVNCQQRAVTIRNGQQIVYDAGGPHEISGIDPETVAAWQRGLLIFRRAPLTQVIDEVNRYRSGRVVLLDAALGRRLVVASFRLDRIEDAVDFMSKAMGIRIRSLPGGVVLVG from the coding sequence ATGAGCATTCCACACCGAGATTCGGCGGGCAAAGCAGCGCTGCGGACGGAAGCGCTCGACTGGCTGCGCCGGCTCAACAGCGGTGAGGCCACCGGGGCTGACGTTCAGGCCTTTGATCGATGGCGTGAAAGCAGTCCCGCCCATGCCGCAGAGTTTGCCGAGGCGACATTGTTCTGGAATGTGCTCGGCGATGCCGCGCGCAAGGCGGAGGACGCCCGAGCGGCGCAGGCGGCCGTGTCGCAGCCGCAACGAATGCTCGCAAGGCGCGGCTTTCTCATCGGCGGGGCGGCGCTGGCGGCGTCGGCCGCGGGCGTGGTGGCGCTTCGGCCGCCGCTCGAACTGTGGCCATCCATCGCCGAACTCGCTGCAGATTATCGCACGAGCACGGGTGAACGACGAAAGATCGAGATCGGGAACCTGGCCGCGGTGGAGCTCAACACTCGGACCAGCCTAGATCTGCGTGCCCCGGTCGACGGTGGTGCTCAGATCGAGTTGATTGCGGGAGAGGCCGCAGTCTCCAGCCGCGGGACCGTCGACCGCGAACTGGTGGTGATCGCGGGCAATGGCCGTGTTGCCGCGCGCGAGGCTTCCTTCAACATCCGCAAGGACGGTGCCTCCGTCAGCGTGAGCTGTAGTGCCGGCGAGCTTGTGGTCAATTGCCAGCAGCGTGCGGTCACCATTCGGAATGGACAGCAGATTGTCTATGACGCTGGGGGTCCTCACGAAATTAGCGGAATCGACCCGGAGACCGTTGCTGCCTGGCAACGCGGATTGCTGATATTCCGCCGCGCGCCGCTGACCCAGGTGATCGATGAGGTGAATCGTTACCGCTCGGGGCGTGTCGTCCTGCTCGATGCGGCGCTCGGCCGACGTCTGGTGGTTGCAAGTTTCCGCCTCGACCGCATTGAGGATGCGGTTGATTTCATGTCGAAGGCGATGGGTATCCGGATTCGATCCTTGCCTGGTGGCGTCGTGCTGGTGGGGTGA
- a CDS encoding filamentous hemagglutinin N-terminal domain-containing protein — MPHRQATRSKVHRATRASSMGSTILGVHHVLSRRLLLTGTSALALMLTAPQAATARPFGSYATMTAAPAVASDAASRAAQQATDVARQSQDALMRAARAIEALQAAQASARNAAAATQRSNALPQVVVPNGLTPGGLQVAPGATAGSSLWQGANLPTQSVSGGQATVTVEQTAARAILNWQTFNVGSQTTLNFNQQASNWTALNRVGGNLAPSQILGRINAPGQVLVINQNGIIFGGASQINVGSLIASTAAITDQQFITNGIYSSQSNASYLPSFSGAGGKIVVEKGALITTNPPVSNTSGGGFVLLMGSEVTNAGAITTPQGQVMLSAGDDFILRPGYGTNVNQYSTTRGNEIAPLLRAGSVSGAVGNTGLILAQRGDITLAGHAITQDGILLSTTSVNQRGTIHLLNSASDGTGSVTLTGNSINLVLPETDAAAALVAGINPNATALNAQRDSLIAASGANGLATGLFDNLSTLADRKDQSRVEIVSGGIVNFRNGSLTMAQGGQVAVSAGKRVFAETGSVIDVSGMTGTVLAMSTNDISVNIQGNELRDSPQNRDSGTLLNKNVWVDARNLVLVPAGTGGYASDRYYTPGGLLEVSGYLSNTGHTIGEWTAVGGSITLSAPEVVAQRGSIFNISGGAVRYQDGWIRQTNLLGSDGRIYDANNAPSGLTYVSLANGFVVNHQRWNVVEIYLSPFGRGSVRWESGYTIGRDAGRLNLSTPTAVFEGAILADVIDGERQATARSAGVTDGYKLTQTTVPLAGTLALGKYTGFGLTGAYNTNVRFGNVAPIGDGVGATDALPSNRAGTAYFDAPTLNSFGLGGLNFATSNQITGAAPLTLAPGGQITFAAPSIALNADVTAHSGSITLGNIMHAVLASGQLEQWWALTTGSTPASVAIGSGVTVDLSGLWTNAQIDPSNTSGLGYLNGGALTVSTTGGITLASGSLVDVSSGGAIVLNNKTRGGTGGSVSLITNDYSHLGATNYFSTDRSAPLIFDGTVRAYGFNGGGNLTLNAGQTIVIGDDAALAGGTLAANTPARISLRLNQDLVIPTGSKVPIDYTNALTSAPLDQPTSVAISPNFVPNSITTAGAWVVPAGSMRSAAHLHISARDKRCRRVRCFSRSARCRPARCCRRRCFPRASLSCRRFWPRITPVT; from the coding sequence ATGCCCCATCGTCAAGCCACCCGAAGCAAGGTGCATCGCGCCACCCGCGCCTCTTCCATGGGGTCGACGATCCTCGGGGTACACCATGTGCTCTCGCGGCGGCTGCTTCTGACTGGAACAAGCGCGTTGGCGTTGATGTTGACCGCACCCCAGGCGGCGACGGCGCGGCCGTTTGGCAGCTATGCCACGATGACGGCGGCGCCTGCGGTCGCAAGTGATGCGGCAAGTCGCGCCGCTCAGCAGGCCACCGACGTCGCCAGGCAGAGCCAGGATGCGCTCATGCGTGCGGCAAGGGCGATCGAGGCCCTGCAAGCCGCCCAGGCCAGTGCACGCAACGCGGCGGCCGCCACGCAGCGTTCGAACGCCTTGCCCCAGGTGGTGGTGCCGAACGGTCTGACGCCCGGCGGCCTTCAGGTGGCGCCGGGCGCGACCGCGGGCTCGAGCCTGTGGCAGGGCGCCAATCTGCCGACACAGTCGGTCAGCGGCGGCCAGGCCACCGTCACCGTCGAGCAGACCGCCGCGCGGGCGATCCTCAACTGGCAGACCTTCAACGTCGGCAGCCAGACCACCCTCAACTTCAATCAGCAGGCGAGCAACTGGACCGCGCTCAATCGCGTGGGCGGCAATCTCGCTCCGAGCCAGATTCTCGGCCGTATCAATGCTCCCGGCCAGGTGCTGGTGATCAACCAGAACGGCATCATCTTCGGCGGCGCCAGTCAGATCAACGTCGGTTCGCTGATCGCTTCCACCGCCGCCATCACCGACCAGCAGTTCATCACCAATGGCATCTACTCGTCACAGAGCAACGCGAGCTACCTGCCAAGCTTCAGTGGGGCAGGCGGAAAGATCGTCGTCGAGAAGGGTGCATTGATCACGACCAATCCGCCGGTATCGAACACATCGGGCGGCGGCTTCGTGTTGCTGATGGGTAGCGAGGTCACCAATGCCGGCGCCATCACCACGCCCCAGGGGCAGGTCATGCTCTCCGCTGGCGACGACTTCATCCTGCGACCGGGGTACGGCACCAACGTCAACCAGTATTCGACGACTCGAGGCAACGAGATCGCTCCCTTGCTGCGCGCAGGCAGCGTCAGCGGCGCGGTCGGTAACACCGGTCTCATCTTGGCGCAGCGGGGCGACATCACGCTTGCCGGTCACGCCATCACCCAGGATGGGATCCTGCTCTCGACGACGTCGGTCAATCAGCGCGGAACCATCCATCTGTTGAACTCTGCCTCGGACGGCACCGGCAGCGTCACACTGACCGGCAACAGCATCAATTTGGTCCTGCCTGAGACTGATGCTGCGGCCGCGCTCGTGGCCGGCATCAATCCGAACGCCACCGCGTTGAATGCCCAGCGCGATAGTCTGATCGCGGCGTCGGGCGCCAACGGCCTCGCCACTGGCCTGTTCGACAATCTCTCGACGCTTGCCGATCGCAAGGACCAGTCTCGCGTCGAGATCGTCAGCGGCGGCATCGTGAATTTCCGGAATGGTTCGCTGACGATGGCCCAGGGCGGCCAGGTGGCGGTATCCGCCGGCAAGCGTGTCTTCGCCGAGACGGGATCGGTCATCGACGTGTCCGGTATGACCGGCACCGTGCTGGCGATGTCGACCAACGACATCTCCGTGAATATCCAGGGCAATGAGCTGCGCGACTCCCCGCAGAACCGCGACAGTGGGACACTGCTCAACAAGAATGTCTGGGTCGACGCACGCAATCTCGTTCTGGTGCCGGCGGGCACCGGAGGCTATGCCTCCGATCGCTACTACACCCCGGGTGGTCTGCTGGAAGTTTCCGGCTATCTCAGCAATACAGGGCATACAATCGGAGAATGGACCGCCGTCGGCGGTTCGATCACGCTATCCGCGCCGGAAGTCGTCGCCCAACGGGGCTCGATCTTCAACATCTCCGGCGGCGCTGTGCGCTATCAGGACGGCTGGATACGTCAGACCAATCTGCTCGGTAGCGACGGGCGAATCTACGACGCCAATAATGCACCGTCCGGTCTCACCTATGTCAGCCTGGCGAATGGCTTCGTCGTCAACCATCAACGCTGGAACGTCGTCGAGATCTATCTCAGTCCGTTCGGCAGGGGCAGCGTCCGCTGGGAGAGCGGCTACACGATCGGACGCGATGCCGGCCGGCTCAACCTCTCGACTCCGACCGCCGTCTTCGAAGGCGCGATCCTTGCCGATGTCATCGATGGAGAACGGCAGGCCACGGCGCGTTCAGCGGGCGTCACCGACGGCTACAAGTTGACGCAGACGACCGTGCCGCTGGCCGGTACGCTCGCGCTCGGGAAGTACACGGGCTTCGGTCTCACCGGCGCCTACAACACCAATGTCCGGTTCGGCAATGTGGCGCCAATCGGCGATGGAGTCGGTGCAACCGATGCGCTGCCGTCGAATCGTGCCGGAACCGCCTATTTCGATGCGCCGACGCTCAACAGTTTCGGGCTCGGCGGTCTCAATTTCGCAACCAGCAACCAGATCACCGGCGCTGCGCCACTGACGCTCGCGCCTGGAGGCCAGATCACCTTCGCGGCCCCGTCGATCGCCCTCAACGCTGACGTCACGGCCCATAGCGGCAGCATCACGCTCGGCAACATCATGCATGCGGTGCTGGCGAGCGGCCAGTTGGAGCAATGGTGGGCGCTGACGACGGGAAGCACGCCGGCCTCCGTGGCCATTGGTTCTGGTGTCACCGTCGACCTGTCGGGGTTGTGGACAAATGCGCAGATCGATCCGAGCAACACGTCCGGTCTTGGCTATCTCAACGGGGGGGCGCTGACCGTATCGACCACCGGCGGCATCACGCTTGCGAGCGGCAGCCTCGTCGATGTCTCATCCGGCGGCGCCATCGTCCTGAACAACAAGACGCGCGGCGGAACCGGCGGCAGCGTCAGCCTGATCACCAACGATTATTCCCACCTCGGGGCCACCAATTATTTCAGCACCGACCGCTCGGCGCCGCTGATTTTCGACGGCACCGTGCGCGCCTATGGCTTCAATGGCGGCGGCAACCTGACGCTCAATGCCGGTCAGACCATCGTCATCGGCGACGATGCGGCGCTCGCAGGCGGTACGCTCGCAGCGAATACGCCAGCCCGCATCAGTTTGAGGCTCAATCAGGACCTCGTCATCCCGACCGGCAGCAAGGTTCCTATCGACTACACCAACGCGCTGACGTCCGCGCCGCTCGATCAGCCGACATCGGTCGCGATCTCGCCGAATTTCGTGCCGAACTCGATCACGACCGCGGGCGCCTGGGTCGTTCCCGCGGGGTCTATGCGTTCAGCAGCACATTTGCATATTTCGGCACGGGACAAACGGTGCCGGCGGGTACGGTGCTTTTCTCGATCAGCCCGGTGCCGGCCGGCACGGTGCTGCCGTCGTCGGTGTTTCCCCAGAGCTTCACTGTCGTGCCGCAGGTTCTGGCCTCGTATCACGCCGGTGACCTGA